From a single Halobellus ruber genomic region:
- a CDS encoding molybdopterin biosynthesis protein, producing the protein MSDRKQFRTLESPETAREAIASLDLEPDPETVPLSDAGGRILAERVDADLDVPGFDRASVDGYAVRGRDTFGADEADPVELELVGTVHAGTEPDVEVGEGEAAEISTGAVMPEGADAVVMVERTEERHAEGAVRGVAAYTAVAPGDNVMLAGTDIAAGARALGPGTRLTPREIGLLSALGLEEVPVRGRPTVGIVSTGDELVRPGGDLRSEAGQIYDVNSYTIAAGVEEAGGEAELYPHAGDDYEEMERLLLDAAAECDLVLSSGSTSASAVDVIYRVIEERGDLLLHGVAVKPGKPMLVGELGGGAYVGLPGYPVSALTIFRTFVAPAIREAAGVPEPETATVSGRMAVRERYGEGRLRLMPAGLVNDADGDTLVYPVDKGSGATTSLVDADGVVAVDPDTEYLGEGNEVEVQLFSPDVRPPTLLAVGEPDPALSRVLDDLRSPRFLPVGSREGLRRLRGGVPDVAVVAGPTDREVESVDLGGWTREWGLVVPPENPDGIEGLGDLVDRDLAFVNRGTDSGLRSSLDAAVAELAADRDASQSALTDAIRGFGVGTKGFESPARAVARGDADAGLGLRATAESLGLGVVALGTESVRVRANPDRVGKPGVEELAAGVEAIDGVVDGLAGYGPD; encoded by the coding sequence GTGAGCGACCGGAAGCAGTTCCGCACCCTCGAAAGCCCCGAGACCGCCCGCGAGGCCATCGCCTCGTTGGATCTCGAACCCGACCCCGAGACGGTGCCGCTGTCGGACGCCGGAGGACGGATCCTCGCCGAGCGGGTCGACGCCGACCTCGACGTGCCCGGGTTCGACCGCGCGAGCGTCGACGGCTACGCCGTCCGCGGCCGGGACACCTTCGGGGCGGACGAGGCCGACCCGGTGGAACTCGAACTTGTAGGCACCGTCCACGCGGGCACGGAGCCGGACGTCGAGGTCGGCGAGGGCGAGGCCGCGGAGATCTCCACCGGCGCGGTGATGCCCGAGGGCGCCGACGCGGTCGTGATGGTCGAACGCACCGAGGAGCGCCACGCGGAGGGCGCGGTACGGGGCGTCGCCGCCTACACCGCGGTCGCGCCGGGGGACAACGTGATGCTCGCCGGTACCGACATCGCGGCGGGCGCCCGGGCGCTCGGACCGGGCACCCGACTCACGCCCCGGGAGATCGGGCTGCTGTCGGCGCTGGGGCTCGAGGAGGTCCCGGTTCGGGGTCGGCCCACGGTCGGCATCGTCTCCACGGGCGACGAACTCGTCCGCCCCGGTGGCGACCTCCGGAGCGAGGCGGGCCAGATCTACGACGTCAACAGCTACACCATCGCCGCCGGCGTCGAGGAGGCCGGCGGCGAGGCCGAACTGTACCCCCACGCCGGCGACGACTACGAGGAGATGGAGCGGCTTCTGCTCGACGCCGCAGCGGAGTGCGACCTCGTGCTCTCCTCGGGGTCGACGTCGGCGTCGGCGGTCGACGTGATCTACCGGGTGATCGAGGAGCGGGGCGACCTCCTCCTCCACGGCGTCGCGGTCAAGCCAGGGAAGCCGATGCTGGTCGGCGAACTCGGCGGGGGCGCCTACGTCGGCCTCCCCGGTTATCCCGTTTCGGCGCTCACGATCTTCCGGACGTTCGTCGCGCCCGCGATCCGCGAGGCTGCCGGGGTTCCCGAACCCGAGACCGCGACCGTCAGCGGGCGGATGGCGGTCCGCGAGCGGTACGGCGAGGGCCGGCTCCGGCTGATGCCCGCGGGCCTCGTGAACGACGCCGACGGCGACACGCTGGTCTACCCCGTCGACAAGGGCTCCGGCGCGACCACCTCCCTGGTCGACGCCGACGGCGTCGTCGCGGTCGACCCCGACACCGAATACCTGGGCGAGGGCAACGAGGTCGAGGTCCAACTCTTCTCGCCGGACGTCCGCCCGCCGACGCTGCTCGCGGTCGGCGAGCCCGACCCCGCGCTCTCGCGGGTGCTCGACGACCTCCGCTCGCCGCGCTTCCTCCCGGTCGGGAGCCGCGAGGGGTTGCGCCGGCTCCGTGGTGGCGTCCCCGACGTCGCCGTCGTCGCCGGACCGACCGACCGCGAGGTCGAAAGCGTCGACCTCGGCGGGTGGACACGGGAGTGGGGGCTGGTCGTTCCCCCCGAAAACCCCGACGGGATCGAGGGGCTCGGCGACCTCGTCGACCGCGACCTCGCGTTCGTCAACCGAGGGACCGACTCGGGGCTCCGGTCGAGCCTCGACGCCGCCGTCGCGGAACTCGCGGCCGACCGCGACGCGTCGCAGTCGGCGCTCACCGACGCGATCCGCGGGTTCGGGGTCGGAACGAAAGGCTTCGAGAGCCCCGCACGGGCGGTCGCCCGCGGCGACGCCGACGCGGGGCTGGGGCTGCGCGCCACCGCCGAGTCGCTGGGGCTCGGCGTCGTCGCGCTGGGCACCGAGTCGGTCCGCGTCCGCGCGAACCCCGACCGCGTCGGGAAGCCCGGGGTCGAGGAGTTGGCCGCGGGCGTCGAGGCAATCGACGGCGTCGTCGACGGACTCGCCGGCTACGGCCCGGACTGA
- a CDS encoding HAD family hydrolase: MGADDPATYDFWLFDLDGTLVDAEWSYTRAVFDRVGDRIGRRFTDREAEIIWHGLGGSRDEQLREWGIDPEMFWTAFHEVEDPTARAEATYLHDDAADLVSELSAAEVPVGVVTHCQEFLAEPVVDRLGVGDWFDAFVSCSPDLGWKPDPRPVYHTIDRLGLDPTEPGRGVLAGDGASDIGAAWNAGLDGIHVERHTPQRRGHCVLADRRVSSFAELSEVGGGDADPGRSQSGP; encoded by the coding sequence ATGGGCGCCGACGATCCCGCGACCTACGACTTCTGGCTGTTCGACCTCGACGGCACGCTCGTCGACGCGGAGTGGTCCTACACCCGCGCCGTCTTCGACCGCGTGGGCGACCGGATCGGCCGGCGGTTCACCGACCGCGAGGCCGAGATCATCTGGCACGGCCTCGGCGGCTCCCGCGACGAACAGCTCCGGGAGTGGGGAATCGACCCGGAGATGTTTTGGACCGCGTTCCACGAGGTCGAAGACCCCACGGCCCGCGCGGAAGCGACGTACCTCCACGACGACGCCGCCGACCTGGTGTCGGAGCTTTCGGCCGCCGAAGTCCCGGTCGGCGTCGTGACCCACTGCCAGGAGTTCCTCGCGGAGCCGGTGGTCGACCGCCTCGGGGTCGGCGACTGGTTCGACGCGTTCGTCTCCTGTAGCCCCGACCTGGGGTGGAAGCCCGACCCGCGGCCGGTGTATCACACCATCGACCGGCTCGGGCTGGACCCGACGGAGCCGGGACGGGGGGTCCTCGCCGGCGACGGCGCCAGCGACATCGGCGCGGCGTGGAACGCCGGCCTCGACGGGATCCACGTCGAGCGGCACACCCCACAGCGGCGTGGGCACTGTGTGCTGGCGGACCGTCGCGTCTCGTCGTTCGCGGAGTTGTCGGAGGTCGGTGGCGGCGACGCCGACCCCGGTCGGTCTCAGTCCGGGCCGTAG
- a CDS encoding 4a-hydroxytetrahydrobiopterin dehydratase, whose protein sequence is MAELLSDDEIRSRLPDGWERDGDEITRTYEFDDYLSGISFVTQVGEVAEEEFHHPEIVVGYKEVEVRLTSHEEGGITGQDVRLANLFDAEY, encoded by the coding sequence ATGGCTGAACTACTGTCAGACGACGAGATCCGATCGCGGCTGCCGGACGGGTGGGAACGCGACGGCGACGAGATAACGCGCACCTACGAGTTCGACGATTACCTCTCGGGGATCTCGTTCGTCACGCAGGTCGGCGAGGTCGCCGAGGAGGAGTTCCACCACCCCGAGATCGTCGTGGGGTACAAGGAAGTCGAGGTCCGCCTCACCAGCCACGAGGAGGGCGGGATCACCGGCCAGGACGTCCGTCTGGCGAACCTCTTCGACGCGGAGTATTGA